The following proteins come from a genomic window of Mucinivorans hirudinis:
- a CDS encoding Cysteine synthase yields MNNEQLKKLECIQSLVGRTPLLKINFKFRGKLCTIYAKAEYYNLTGSIKDRMAYHILRKAYQTGAIKEGDCICEATSGNTGIAISAIGRMLGHSVTIYMPNWMSIERQSVIRGYGAEVRLVTPEEGGFLGSIAMAESRKKECDKVFLPRQFDNHANCEAHYTTTGPEIWAQMEQIGEQPDIFVAGVGTGGTAMGVGKYFKERDPSIKIHPMEPENSPTLRTGYKVGKHRIQGISDEFIPSIVDLTKLDDIVSVDDGDGIIMAQKLARSLGLGVGISSGANFIAAVKLLIDNPGARVVTVFSDDNKKYLSTDYIKEEPVKEGMLSPEIELLGMEAIRS; encoded by the coding sequence ATGAATAACGAACAACTCAAAAAATTAGAGTGTATCCAGTCACTCGTGGGCAGGACACCACTATTGAAAATCAACTTCAAATTCCGCGGCAAGTTATGCACTATTTACGCTAAAGCAGAATATTATAACCTTACAGGCAGCATCAAAGACCGTATGGCATACCACATACTACGCAAAGCCTACCAGACAGGGGCAATCAAAGAGGGTGATTGCATTTGTGAAGCCACAAGCGGAAATACGGGCATCGCCATTTCTGCTATCGGTCGTATGTTGGGACACTCTGTTACGATTTATATGCCCAATTGGATGAGTATTGAGCGTCAGAGCGTTATTCGCGGATATGGCGCTGAGGTTCGATTGGTCACTCCAGAGGAAGGTGGCTTCTTGGGTAGTATCGCTATGGCGGAAAGCCGCAAGAAGGAGTGCGACAAAGTGTTCCTTCCTCGCCAGTTTGATAACCACGCCAACTGCGAGGCGCACTACACAACAACCGGACCGGAAATTTGGGCGCAAATGGAGCAAATCGGTGAGCAACCGGATATTTTTGTGGCAGGTGTGGGCACGGGTGGTACGGCTATGGGCGTGGGCAAATATTTCAAGGAGAGGGATCCTTCCATCAAAATACACCCGATGGAGCCCGAAAATTCGCCAACGCTTAGAACAGGTTACAAGGTGGGCAAACACCGCATTCAGGGTATTTCGGACGAGTTTATACCCTCGATTGTGGATTTGACCAAGCTCGACGATATTGTCTCGGTGGACGATGGAGACGGCATTATTATGGCACAGAAATTGGCCCGCTCGCTTGGGCTGGGTGTTGGCATCTCCTCGGGGGCAAACTTCATTGCTGCAGTTAAGTTGCTCATTGATAATCCAGGTGCGCGTGTGGTTACTGTCTTCTCGGATGACAATAAGAAGTATTTGAGTACTGACTATATCAAGGAAGAGCCGGTAAAAGAGGGTATGCTCTCTCCGGAAATAGAATTGCTTGGGATGGAAGCAATCAGAAGTTGA